A genome region from Acidobacteriota bacterium includes the following:
- the rpiB gene encoding ribose 5-phosphate isomerase B, whose protein sequence is MIIALACDHAGFPLTARIRKEIEAAGHTVLDLGTDSTAPVDYPDYALKLGLAVREGQAERGVLVCGSGVGACVAVNKIPGIRGGLCHDSFSARQGVGDDDCNVLCLGARVIGPELAADLVRIFLDAKFSGADRHRRRLEKIHGLETRSWK, encoded by the coding sequence ATGATTATAGCTTTGGCTTGTGACCACGCGGGGTTTCCGCTGACGGCGAGGATTCGGAAAGAGATTGAAGCGGCGGGGCATACGGTGCTCGATCTGGGGACGGATTCGACCGCGCCGGTCGACTATCCCGACTATGCGCTGAAGCTGGGGCTGGCCGTGCGCGAAGGGCAGGCCGAGCGCGGAGTGCTGGTGTGCGGCAGCGGCGTGGGGGCGTGCGTGGCGGTGAACAAGATTCCGGGCATCCGCGGCGGGCTGTGCCACGACAGTTTTTCGGCGCGGCAGGGCGTGGGCGACGACGACTGCAACGTGCTTTGCCTGGGCGCGCGCGTGATTGGGCCGGAGCTGGCCGCGGATTTGGTGCGCATTTTTCTAGACGCGAAATTTTCCGGCGCCGACCGGCACCGGCGGCGGCTGGAAAAGATTCACGGGCTGGAAACGCGGAGTTGGAAGTAA
- a CDS encoding NIPSNAP family protein, translating to MNRRTALATLGTLAAASALPADPEPLRREAWTITCIIRYQIDPYQKEAFRQYAAAWGPIIPRCGGRLIGYFLPYQGTNDIGWGLIALPSLAAYEQYQARLRQDAEARANFAFAQQKRFILREERNFVEGVAGTLCLPEA from the coding sequence ATGAACCGCCGCACCGCCCTCGCCACGCTGGGCACGCTCGCCGCCGCGTCGGCACTGCCCGCCGACCCCGAACCCCTCCGGCGCGAGGCCTGGACCATCACCTGCATCATCCGCTACCAGATTGACCCGTACCAGAAAGAGGCCTTCCGCCAGTATGCCGCGGCGTGGGGGCCGATTATTCCGCGCTGTGGCGGACGGCTGATCGGCTATTTTCTTCCCTACCAAGGCACCAACGACATTGGCTGGGGGCTGATCGCGCTGCCCTCGCTGGCGGCGTACGAACAGTACCAGGCGCGGCTGCGGCAGGATGCCGAGGCGCGCGCGAACTTCGCGTTTGCCCAACAGAAGCGATTCATTCTGCGCGAGGAGCGAAACTTTGTGGAGGGCGTCGCGGGGACGCTGTGCCTGCCGGAGGCTTGA
- a CDS encoding ArsR family transcriptional regulator, whose amino-acid sequence MPTAWSYAVAATAQAIAEPARVRMLDLLLDGSARTATELALAGGVTPSTASTHLHRLESAGLVTRAVQGKHRYFRLAGAGAARALEALGVLAGAPQLAAAWRSPERQRSDPAGNRSPHSKRPTGATRAKSGEPPPAARVPDSLRLARTCYDHIAGRLGVALHDRLLARGWLAAYQLTPAGRAGLHSWGVDIAITSPSRRRFAFACLDWSERRPHLAGALGSALLAACLRQRWLRRELDSRALEITPAGRRRFAQFGISL is encoded by the coding sequence ATGCCTACCGCGTGGAGTTACGCCGTGGCTGCCACCGCGCAGGCGATCGCCGAGCCGGCGCGCGTGCGCATGCTGGACCTGCTCCTCGATGGCTCCGCCCGCACCGCAACTGAGCTGGCGCTGGCTGGCGGCGTCACGCCCTCCACTGCCAGCACCCACCTGCATCGCCTCGAATCGGCCGGTCTGGTCACGCGCGCCGTGCAGGGCAAGCACCGGTATTTTCGCCTCGCCGGCGCCGGTGCCGCCCGCGCACTGGAAGCGCTCGGCGTGCTTGCCGGCGCTCCGCAGCTGGCGGCAGCTTGGAGGAGCCCTGAGCGCCAGCGGTCGGACCCTGCCGGCAATCGAAGCCCGCACTCCAAGCGACCAACGGGAGCGACCAGGGCAAAAAGTGGCGAGCCACCTCCGGCGGCGCGCGTTCCCGATTCCTTGCGCCTGGCCCGCACCTGCTACGACCACATCGCCGGCCGTCTCGGCGTCGCGCTGCACGACCGCCTCCTCGCCCGCGGCTGGCTTGCCGCCTACCAGCTCACCCCCGCGGGCCGCGCCGGACTGCACTCGTGGGGCGTGGATATCGCGATCACGTCCCCGTCTCGCCGCCGCTTCGCCTTTGCCTGTCTGGACTGGAGCGAACGCCGTCCGCATCTGGCCGGAGCCCTGGGCTCGGCCTTACTCGCCGCCTGTCTCCGGCAGCGCTGGCTGCGGCGCGAGCTCGATTCCCGTGCTCTCGAAATCACCCCTGCGGGCCGCCGCCGTTTCGCCCAATTCGGAATCTCGCTTTAG